A single region of the Jatrophihabitans sp. GAS493 genome encodes:
- the npdG gene encoding NADPH-dependent F420 reductase — translation MSGAIGEQTLAILGGTGDQGRGLAYRFASAGMRVLIGSRDPERAAVTAAELSAMITAGSVRGGTNSDVASDADLAIIAVPWGAHAATLAPLAADLAGKIVIDCVNPIGFDERGPHRLECAEGSAAEQAAQLLPESRVTAAFHHVSAVLLADPAVADLDLDVMVLGDDRDATDTVAALAELLPGVRGIFAGRLRNAGQVEALTANLIAANRRYKTHAGIRITGI, via the coding sequence TTGAGCGGCGCCATCGGTGAACAGACGCTGGCCATTCTCGGCGGGACCGGGGACCAGGGGCGTGGGCTGGCCTATCGCTTCGCGAGCGCCGGAATGCGGGTGCTGATCGGCTCCCGCGATCCGGAACGGGCCGCCGTCACCGCCGCCGAACTCTCGGCCATGATCACCGCCGGATCCGTGCGGGGCGGGACGAACTCCGATGTCGCCTCCGACGCCGATCTCGCGATCATCGCCGTCCCGTGGGGCGCGCACGCAGCGACGCTGGCCCCACTGGCCGCTGACCTGGCCGGGAAGATCGTCATCGACTGCGTCAACCCGATTGGCTTCGACGAGCGCGGCCCGCACCGGCTCGAATGTGCCGAGGGGAGCGCCGCCGAGCAAGCCGCGCAGCTGCTGCCCGAGTCAAGGGTGACGGCCGCCTTTCATCATGTGAGCGCGGTGCTTCTGGCTGACCCGGCGGTCGCCGACCTCGACCTCGATGTGATGGTGCTCGGCGATGACCGAGATGCCACCGACACGGTGGCCGCACTGGCCGAACTGCTGCCCGGGGTACGCGGAATCTTCGCCGGACGGCTACGCAATGCCGGCCAGGTGGAGGCGCTAACGGCCAACCTCATCGCTGCAAACCGGCGTTACAAGACGCACGCCGGCATTCGGATCACCGGAATCTAA
- a CDS encoding acyl-CoA dehydrogenase family protein: MTATELTELIDIDSTLSEDERLIRKTVREFVSRRVRPYIAEWFEEGISPKELATELGGLGLLGMHLTGYGCAGTSAVSYGLACLELEAGDSGLRSFVSVQGSLSMFSIWKYGSEEQKQEWLPRLAAGEAIGCFGLTEPDFGSNPAGMRTRAVRDGSDWRLTGTKMWITNGSLADVATVWARTDDGIRGFLVQRDTPGFTTSDVHHKLSLRASTTSELVLDDVRLPESAMLPEARGLSGPLGCLNEARFGIVFGALGAARDCLESTLAYAGAREQFDRPIAGFQLTQAKLADTALEYYKGLLLALHLGRKKDAGTLRPEQVSLGKLNNVREAIAIARTCRTILGGSGITTEYPVLRHANNLESVLTYEGTSEVHQLAIGQALTGISAYR, translated from the coding sequence ATGACGGCCACCGAGCTGACCGAACTCATCGACATCGATTCGACCCTCTCAGAGGATGAACGACTTATTCGCAAGACGGTCCGGGAGTTCGTCAGCCGTCGAGTTCGTCCTTATATTGCCGAGTGGTTCGAGGAGGGCATCTCTCCCAAGGAGCTCGCCACCGAGCTCGGCGGTCTCGGCCTGCTCGGCATGCACCTCACCGGCTACGGCTGTGCCGGAACCAGCGCGGTGAGCTACGGCCTGGCTTGCCTGGAGCTGGAGGCCGGTGACAGCGGACTACGCAGTTTCGTGTCGGTACAGGGTTCGCTGTCGATGTTCTCGATCTGGAAGTACGGCTCGGAGGAGCAGAAGCAGGAGTGGCTACCCCGACTGGCCGCCGGCGAGGCGATCGGTTGCTTCGGCCTGACGGAGCCGGACTTCGGCTCGAATCCGGCCGGGATGCGCACTCGCGCCGTTCGGGACGGTTCGGATTGGCGCCTCACCGGCACCAAGATGTGGATCACCAACGGCAGCCTGGCCGATGTCGCGACGGTCTGGGCCCGCACTGACGATGGGATTCGTGGCTTCCTGGTGCAGCGCGACACCCCCGGCTTCACCACCAGCGACGTCCACCACAAGCTCTCACTGCGGGCGTCGACGACCTCCGAACTGGTCCTCGACGACGTGCGTCTGCCCGAGTCGGCGATGCTCCCCGAGGCCCGCGGGCTCTCCGGTCCGCTGGGCTGCCTGAACGAGGCCCGGTTCGGGATCGTCTTCGGCGCACTGGGTGCGGCCCGGGACTGTCTCGAATCGACGCTGGCCTACGCCGGCGCCCGCGAACAATTCGATCGCCCTATCGCCGGGTTCCAGCTGACCCAGGCGAAACTGGCCGACACCGCGCTCGAGTATTACAAGGGACTGCTGCTCGCGTTGCACCTCGGGCGGAAGAAGGACGCCGGTACCCTGCGCCCGGAACAGGTGAGCCTCGGCAAGCTGAACAACGTCCGCGAGGCTATCGCCATCGCCCGCACCTGCCGCACCATTCTGGGCGGATCCGGCATCACCACCGAGTACCCGGTGCTGCGCCACGCCAACAATCTCGAGTCGGTATTGACCTACGAAGGAACCAGCGAGGTGCACCAGCTGGCGATCGGCCAGGCGCTCACCGGAATCTCGGCCTACCGGTGA
- a CDS encoding HipA domain-containing protein — protein MLIAKFPHRDDGWDVMAWEKTTLDLAELAGIRVLRNTLTQIDDRSVLLLERFDRHQSGSRVP, from the coding sequence TTGCTCATTGCCAAATTTCCACATCGCGACGACGGGTGGGACGTCATGGCGTGGGAGAAGACCACCCTCGACCTGGCGGAGTTGGCGGGCATCCGCGTGCTCCGGAACACGCTCACACAGATCGATGACCGCTCCGTCCTGTTGTTGGAGCGGTTCGACCGGCACCAGAGCGGCAGCAGAGTTCCGTAG
- a CDS encoding DUF3592 domain-containing protein, with the protein MRRRVARSLRGSLKPLTGETAAQVLLLLVGVFVILLSLNALDDAQALRDHGVRAEARIVAVHDGAKPSTSFVTLVFQGPKGEVRADVGNFKFSPEPKVGQRPTVVYDPRDPAGNVADIRMGPEMALPLVGIIAGVVAVCVAVLAFFGFIRLPSKGRRYRNTPRRRPSSPRG; encoded by the coding sequence GTGCGGCGACGTGTGGCGAGAAGCCTGAGAGGGTCGCTCAAGCCACTCACTGGAGAGACCGCAGCGCAGGTGCTCCTCCTGCTGGTCGGTGTCTTCGTCATCCTGCTGTCTCTCAACGCGCTCGATGACGCGCAGGCGTTACGCGATCACGGGGTACGGGCAGAAGCGCGCATCGTCGCGGTCCACGACGGCGCCAAGCCGTCAACCTCCTTCGTCACTCTTGTCTTCCAGGGGCCGAAGGGTGAGGTGCGGGCCGACGTGGGCAACTTCAAATTTAGCCCGGAGCCGAAAGTCGGCCAGCGACCAACTGTGGTCTACGACCCCCGCGATCCGGCCGGCAACGTCGCCGACATTCGGATGGGTCCGGAGATGGCGCTGCCGCTGGTGGGGATCATTGCCGGTGTGGTCGCGGTCTGTGTCGCAGTACTGGCGTTCTTCGGTTTCATCCGACTGCCGTCGAAGGGCCGCCGCTATCGGAACACGCCCAGACGACGGCCCAGTAGCCCGCGCGGTTAG
- a CDS encoding acyl-CoA dehydrogenase gives MSHYQANRRDVEFVLFELLNRGAVLGTGDWADLDEQTARTMLTAAEELAVERFAESFPDGDLSEMTFDPVAAEVKLPKNFGAAWREYVAAEWWRLDIEPELGGIAAPPSLRWAMAEFTLGANPALFIYAAGWTHAQVLYELGTTEQQELARTMVDRAWGATMVLTEPDAGSAVGSGRTRAVPQADGTWHIEGVKRFITSAEHDLTENIVHFVLARPVDTPGAGGPGTKGLSLFVVPKLLTDPQTGELTRRNGARVTNVEHKMGLRVSSTCEVTFGAGEPAIGYLLGETHDGIAQMFHVVEYARMLVGVKAMATLSTGYLNALNYAKLRRQSPDLSRRGDRNAPDIPIIGHPDVRRSLFQQKAYAEGLRALVLYSASVQDERVRALAEGRDAGEATELNDLLLPVVKGFSSERAYALLADSLQVFGGSGYLQDYPIEQYIRDAKIDTVYEGTTAIQGLDLFFRKIVRDDGQALGRLLTGIETFCTVPGAGSKSELAAAVEAFRGAVERMREWQRAAVTEPTELYRVGLQATRLLMTLGELLVGWLLAWSADVAAAALDRSAADVDFYSGKVAVSAFFAAERLALVPAECSLVLAGSLDIMNVPDSAL, from the coding sequence ATGAGTCACTATCAGGCTAATCGGCGTGACGTCGAGTTCGTTCTCTTCGAACTGCTGAACCGCGGCGCTGTTCTGGGCACCGGCGACTGGGCTGACCTGGACGAGCAGACGGCCCGGACGATGCTGACCGCCGCCGAGGAACTGGCCGTCGAGCGCTTCGCCGAGTCCTTCCCCGACGGTGACCTCTCCGAGATGACCTTCGACCCGGTCGCCGCCGAGGTGAAGCTGCCGAAGAACTTCGGAGCGGCCTGGCGGGAGTACGTGGCGGCGGAGTGGTGGCGTCTCGATATCGAGCCGGAGCTAGGGGGCATAGCCGCCCCGCCGTCGCTGCGCTGGGCGATGGCCGAGTTCACTCTCGGCGCCAACCCGGCGCTCTTCATCTATGCCGCTGGGTGGACGCACGCCCAGGTGCTCTACGAACTCGGCACGACTGAGCAGCAAGAGCTGGCCCGGACGATGGTCGACCGGGCCTGGGGGGCGACCATGGTCCTCACCGAGCCGGATGCCGGGTCGGCCGTGGGGTCGGGGCGCACCCGAGCGGTCCCACAGGCCGACGGCACCTGGCACATCGAGGGGGTCAAGCGATTCATCACCAGCGCCGAGCACGATCTCACCGAGAACATCGTGCATTTCGTGCTGGCCCGTCCGGTGGATACGCCGGGGGCTGGTGGCCCGGGCACCAAGGGGCTCAGCCTCTTCGTCGTCCCCAAGCTCCTCACCGACCCGCAGACCGGTGAGCTGACCCGGCGCAACGGCGCCCGAGTCACCAACGTCGAGCACAAGATGGGGCTGCGCGTCTCCTCGACCTGCGAGGTCACCTTCGGTGCGGGCGAGCCCGCCATCGGGTACCTGCTCGGCGAGACCCATGACGGCATCGCGCAGATGTTCCACGTTGTCGAGTACGCCCGCATGCTGGTCGGTGTGAAGGCGATGGCGACCCTCTCCACCGGGTATCTGAACGCCCTGAACTACGCCAAGCTGCGCCGGCAGAGTCCGGACCTGAGCCGTCGCGGCGACCGCAACGCCCCCGACATCCCGATCATCGGCCACCCCGACGTGCGGCGCAGTCTCTTCCAGCAGAAGGCGTACGCCGAGGGACTTCGGGCGCTCGTGCTCTACTCGGCCTCGGTTCAGGACGAGCGCGTCCGGGCGCTGGCGGAGGGGCGGGACGCCGGCGAAGCGACTGAGCTGAACGACCTGCTGCTGCCGGTGGTGAAGGGCTTCTCCTCCGAGCGGGCCTATGCCCTGCTGGCCGATTCGCTGCAGGTCTTCGGCGGGTCGGGTTACCTGCAGGACTACCCGATCGAGCAGTACATCCGCGACGCGAAGATCGACACGGTCTATGAGGGGACGACCGCGATCCAGGGCCTGGACCTCTTCTTCCGCAAGATCGTCCGGGATGACGGCCAGGCCCTCGGCCGTCTGCTCACCGGGATCGAGACGTTCTGCACCGTGCCCGGGGCCGGCTCCAAGAGTGAACTGGCTGCGGCTGTCGAGGCCTTCCGTGGCGCAGTCGAGCGGATGCGGGAGTGGCAGCGGGCTGCCGTCACTGAACCGACCGAGCTGTACCGGGTCGGGCTGCAGGCAACGCGCCTGCTGATGACCCTCGGCGAACTGCTGGTCGGCTGGCTGCTGGCCTGGAGCGCAGACGTGGCGGCGGCGGCACTGGATCGGTCGGCCGCTGACGTTGACTTCTACTCGGGCAAGGTCGCCGTGTCGGCGTTCTTCGCGGCTGAGCGACTGGCCCTCGTGCCGGCGGAGTGCAGCCTGGTGCTGGCCGGGTCGCTCGACATCATGAACGTCCCCGACTCCGCGCTCTGA
- a CDS encoding acyl-CoA dehydrogenase family protein codes for MNIDLETFCQQAEEFISAHYPRRSARAGSEHAAVAVIPERSAAQEAAELPEAIQWRKTTFDAGFGWIDGPAEFGGRGLPPSYADAYRQLERRYAVPDEGYTRFSVGILCPTLLAHGGPELNGRYLRALRRADIVSCQLFSEPDAGSDLASVRTRAGRDGESGDSWRINGQKVWTSGAHYSEVGMLLARTEPGSRRNAGLSVFMIEMDQPGVEVRPIQQLTGGKSFSEVFLDDARVSAQSLVGEIGRGWDVINTTLRHERAVIGSDGAVDLALVPRLIDLARRHGCWDDPVVREATADIYARAQADSLMTLDFLDRAEGGMPGAEMSLSKLRLTDNLQRISALAQRILGGSFVTELDDDFGWSQLALTLAGLRIGGGTDEVLRTIVAQRVLSLPRS; via the coding sequence ATGAACATCGATCTGGAGACTTTCTGCCAGCAGGCCGAGGAGTTCATCTCGGCGCACTATCCACGCCGCTCCGCACGGGCGGGGAGCGAGCACGCCGCGGTGGCGGTGATCCCGGAGCGGAGCGCCGCGCAGGAGGCAGCCGAGCTTCCGGAGGCGATCCAGTGGCGCAAGACGACGTTCGACGCGGGCTTCGGCTGGATCGACGGGCCGGCCGAGTTCGGCGGACGGGGCCTGCCGCCGAGCTACGCCGACGCCTACCGGCAACTGGAGCGGCGATACGCGGTGCCCGACGAGGGGTACACCCGTTTCAGCGTCGGCATCCTCTGCCCGACGCTGCTCGCCCACGGCGGCCCCGAATTGAACGGACGGTATCTGCGGGCGCTTCGCCGGGCCGACATCGTCTCCTGCCAGCTCTTCTCCGAGCCCGACGCCGGGTCTGACCTCGCGTCGGTGCGGACCCGGGCCGGGCGAGACGGTGAGTCGGGTGACTCATGGCGGATCAACGGGCAGAAGGTCTGGACGTCCGGAGCGCACTACAGCGAGGTCGGCATGTTGCTGGCCCGTACCGAGCCGGGCAGTCGCCGCAACGCCGGCCTGTCGGTGTTCATGATCGAGATGGACCAGCCCGGCGTGGAAGTCCGCCCGATCCAACAGCTCACCGGCGGCAAATCGTTCAGTGAGGTGTTCCTCGATGACGCGCGGGTGTCGGCGCAGTCGCTGGTCGGCGAGATCGGGCGCGGCTGGGACGTCATCAACACAACCCTTCGCCACGAGCGGGCGGTCATCGGCAGTGACGGCGCGGTGGATCTGGCCCTGGTGCCCCGGCTCATCGACTTGGCCAGGCGTCACGGCTGCTGGGACGACCCAGTGGTCCGCGAGGCCACCGCCGACATCTACGCACGGGCTCAGGCCGACTCGCTTATGACCTTGGACTTCCTTGATCGGGCCGAGGGTGGGATGCCCGGTGCGGAGATGTCGCTCTCCAAACTCCGCCTGACCGACAACCTGCAGCGCATCTCCGCGCTCGCCCAGCGCATCCTCGGGGGATCCTTCGTCACCGAACTGGACGATGACTTCGGCTGGAGCCAACTCGCGCTGACGCTGGCCGGTCTGCGGATCGGCGGCGGCACGGACGAGGTACTGCGCACCATCGTCGCGCAGCGAGTGCTGAGCCTCCCCCGCAGCTAA
- a CDS encoding SDR family NAD(P)-dependent oxidoreductase has translation MQVSMHDRVALVTGAGRGLGRAYALDLARHGATVVVNDVGGSLRGDGTDPDEPPAADQVVAEIVALGGSAIANYDSVASPEGGEAMVELAMSTYGRLDAVINNAGILRDRTMGKLDWDDVGAVLDVHLRGAFHVTQPAFREMRKAGYGRLVFTSSNAGTFGNFGQSVYGAAKAALVGLSGATAIEGERYGIRSNVVCPIARTRMTESMLGPLAAALDPEQVAPLVTYLCSEDCERTHAVYSAGGGHFARVFTDLTSGWQAPSAPTADMIADALGEIEADGELLRPESATDELTALATHLRSAAGSL, from the coding sequence ATGCAGGTATCGATGCACGACCGCGTTGCCCTGGTCACCGGGGCTGGACGGGGATTGGGGCGAGCCTATGCCCTGGACCTGGCTCGTCACGGAGCAACCGTGGTGGTGAACGACGTGGGCGGCAGCCTGCGCGGTGACGGCACCGACCCGGACGAGCCGCCGGCGGCCGATCAGGTCGTCGCCGAGATCGTCGCCCTGGGCGGCAGCGCGATCGCCAACTACGACTCGGTGGCGTCCCCTGAGGGCGGCGAGGCGATGGTCGAGCTGGCGATGTCGACGTACGGCCGTCTCGACGCGGTGATCAACAATGCCGGCATCCTGCGCGACCGCACCATGGGCAAGCTCGATTGGGACGATGTCGGCGCGGTACTTGACGTGCACCTGCGCGGCGCGTTCCACGTGACCCAGCCCGCCTTCCGCGAGATGCGCAAGGCCGGCTACGGCCGACTCGTCTTCACCTCCTCCAACGCCGGCACCTTCGGAAACTTCGGGCAGTCCGTCTACGGCGCGGCCAAGGCGGCGCTGGTCGGCCTCTCCGGGGCCACCGCCATCGAGGGCGAGCGCTACGGAATCCGGAGCAATGTCGTCTGCCCTATCGCCCGGACCCGGATGACCGAGTCGATGCTCGGACCGCTGGCCGCGGCCCTGGACCCCGAGCAGGTCGCTCCGCTGGTGACGTATCTCTGCAGCGAAGATTGCGAGCGCACGCACGCCGTCTACTCGGCCGGCGGCGGCCATTTCGCCCGGGTCTTCACCGACCTCACCAGCGGCTGGCAAGCTCCGTCCGCCCCGACGGCCGACATGATCGCCGACGCGCTCGGCGAGATCGAAGCCGACGGCGAGTTGCTGCGACCCGAGTCAGCCACCGACGAACTCACCGCGCTGGCCACCCACCTGCGCAGCGCCGCGGGGAGCCTCTGA
- a CDS encoding SDR family NAD(P)-dependent oxidoreductase, which translates to MQLGRRFEGRNVLVVGGGSEGSVGADAPMGNGRAIALRLAAEGARVAVSDRDLDRAQATVDALEESRGVALRADAGSIEESAALARAAAEAIGPLDVVICNVGITGSLPARTQTVEDWALINDVNVRSHWLVAQGALPAMLERGHGAFVFVTSIAGMICSGSSLSYEASKASLIAVSRHFGVRYAERGIRSNALSLGVIDSTMVRRDFGDDPVLSHRRDLMQPMRRQGRPEEAAAAAAFLASDDAAFITGQVLVVDGGRTADGSYERRYQARD; encoded by the coding sequence ATGCAGCTGGGAAGACGATTCGAGGGGCGCAACGTCCTGGTGGTCGGCGGCGGCTCCGAGGGGAGCGTCGGCGCGGACGCGCCCATGGGCAACGGGCGCGCCATCGCACTGCGCCTGGCCGCCGAGGGAGCTCGGGTGGCCGTCTCCGACCGCGACCTGGACCGGGCGCAGGCCACCGTCGACGCGCTCGAGGAGTCGCGGGGCGTGGCACTGCGAGCTGACGCCGGATCGATCGAGGAGTCGGCCGCACTGGCGCGCGCAGCGGCCGAGGCGATCGGCCCGCTGGACGTGGTGATCTGCAACGTCGGCATCACCGGTTCGCTCCCGGCCCGCACGCAGACGGTCGAGGACTGGGCGCTCATCAACGACGTCAACGTCCGGTCGCACTGGCTCGTCGCCCAGGGGGCCTTGCCGGCGATGCTGGAGCGCGGCCACGGCGCCTTCGTCTTCGTCACGTCGATCGCCGGCATGATCTGCAGCGGCTCGTCGCTCTCCTACGAAGCCTCCAAGGCCTCCCTCATCGCGGTCTCCCGGCATTTCGGGGTGCGCTACGCCGAACGGGGAATCCGCTCCAACGCGCTCTCCCTCGGTGTCATCGACTCGACGATGGTGCGCCGCGACTTCGGTGATGATCCCGTGCTCAGCCACCGACGCGACCTCATGCAGCCGATGCGCCGCCAGGGTCGACCGGAGGAGGCCGCCGCGGCGGCGGCCTTCCTGGCCTCCGACGACGCCGCCTTCATCACCGGACAGGTGCTGGTGGTCGACGGCGGGCGGACGGCCGACGGCAGCTATGAGCGGCGCTACCAGGCCCGCGACTGA